A single window of Candidatus Bathyarchaeota archaeon DNA harbors:
- the gatB gene encoding Asp-tRNA(Asn)/Glu-tRNA(Gln) amidotransferase subunit GatB, with the protein MTEIKIGLEVHTQLTNLRTKLFCSCPTDYRGKDANSYVCSVCLGLPGTLPVLNEKAVKDAILVALALNSKISDKMFFFRKNYFYPDMPKNFQISQYDKAGGVTLSTGGYVLLPEKKVRIQRIQIEEDPARISYEGTIYASKSALVDYNRAGIALLEIVTEPDMNSPKEARIFLQKLRSILEHLEVSSAELEGSMRCDANISLAGGKRVEIKNISSFKEVERALSFEISRQKNLLSRGASSAMETRHWDELRRVTVTLRVKEEEQDYRYFPEPDLVPIAIEKELIEKTKSTMPELPDAHKDRLMKKYSISSQNAEVLVNNKILSDFFEECLESYDKPDIISNWLVGDLLGYIHEKSITLTELKIGPKHIMNMLELIDDGTISGKIAKEVLEEMIDTGKEPEIIIKEKGLIRIHSRATIEKLADEVFKKHSEAVKDALKEEKAMHFLIGKIMEMTKGKADPELTKEIVKDKITKQQKS; encoded by the coding sequence ATGACCGAAATCAAAATTGGACTTGAAGTACATACTCAATTAACCAACTTAAGAACCAAACTATTCTGTAGCTGTCCAACTGATTATCGCGGAAAAGATGCCAATTCCTATGTGTGTTCGGTCTGTCTGGGGCTACCTGGTACTTTACCTGTTTTGAATGAGAAGGCTGTCAAGGATGCAATCTTAGTAGCATTAGCATTAAACTCTAAAATTTCAGATAAGATGTTCTTTTTCAGAAAAAATTATTTTTATCCTGATATGCCAAAGAATTTTCAAATTTCGCAGTATGATAAAGCCGGTGGGGTTACTCTGTCAACCGGAGGATATGTGCTATTACCAGAGAAGAAAGTAAGAATCCAAAGAATACAAATTGAGGAAGATCCTGCTAGAATATCTTATGAAGGGACCATTTATGCTTCAAAGAGCGCCTTAGTTGATTATAATAGAGCAGGTATCGCTCTTTTGGAAATTGTAACTGAGCCCGATATGAACTCGCCGAAGGAAGCCAGGATTTTTCTACAAAAATTGAGGTCCATTCTAGAGCATTTAGAAGTTTCATCCGCTGAACTTGAAGGTTCTATGAGATGTGATGCAAACATCTCATTAGCAGGGGGGAAACGCGTGGAAATCAAGAATATCTCGTCCTTCAAAGAAGTAGAGAGAGCTTTAAGCTTTGAAATATCCAGACAAAAAAATTTGCTAAGCAGAGGAGCTAGTTCAGCAATGGAAACGAGGCATTGGGATGAATTGAGGAGGGTGACAGTTACTCTACGTGTTAAAGAGGAGGAACAAGATTATAGATATTTTCCAGAACCTGATTTAGTACCAATAGCCATAGAAAAAGAATTGATAGAAAAGACCAAGTCAACGATGCCAGAGCTACCTGATGCACATAAAGATCGCTTGATGAAAAAATATAGTATATCATCACAGAACGCTGAAGTGTTGGTAAATAATAAAATTCTTTCAGACTTTTTTGAGGAATGCTTAGAATCATATGATAAACCTGATATTATCAGCAATTGGTTGGTAGGGGATTTGCTAGGTTATATTCATGAGAAGTCAATTACGTTAACTGAATTGAAGATAGGACCAAAGCATATTATGAACATGCTTGAGCTAATTGACGATGGAACTATAAGTGGAAAAATTGCCAAAGAAGTACTTGAGGAAATGATCGATACGGGCAAGGAGCCTGAAATAATAATCAAAGAAAAGGGCTTAATTCGAATTCACTCCCGAGCTACAATCGAGAAATTGGCTGATGAAGTATTCAAGAAACATAGTGAAGCAGTAAAAGATGCTTTAAAAGAAGAGAAAGCAATGCACTTTTTGATAGGAAAAATAATGGAGATGACAAAGGGCAAAGCTGACCCAGAATTAACTAAAGAAATTGTAAAGGACAAAATCACTAAGCAACAAAAATCTTAA
- the aspS gene encoding aspartate--tRNA(Asn) ligase, which translates to MPKESQELGTWRRTHYSSDLNPKLDGSRITVFGRVASIREQRGITFIILQDKYGKLQVTIKEEEVSGEVLDTIKNLQEHSILGIRGTVKSIDKAPQGAELIPDEIRILDYVKSSLPFNPFKRELPSLDKRLDIRALDLRRPEVQAIFRIRNAASWAIYEFLRKKDFIEVNTPKIIASATEGGAELFPLLYYNKEAFLAQSPQLYKEQLTGSLEKVFEVAPIFRAEQFNTQKHLSEAISVDVEEAYVDYKDSMKLLEDLICSIVDFVNKKCQNDLEILKPEIEIPKAPFKRLTYNEILEILNKGGVKIDWGEDLTTSTLKKCSEKISGFYFITDWPTSSKAFYMKSKKDEPKICESFDLMYGSLELASGGTRIDSREVLTTNLKNKGLEPERFEYHLKIFDYGMPPHSGFGLGFDRLIMVLTGKENIREVVLFPRDPSRLTP; encoded by the coding sequence TTGCCTAAAGAAAGTCAAGAATTAGGAACCTGGCGCAGGACTCATTATTCATCAGATTTGAATCCGAAACTTGATGGTTCAAGAATTACAGTATTTGGTAGAGTGGCAAGTATCCGAGAACAAAGAGGAATAACATTCATTATTTTGCAGGATAAATACGGGAAATTACAGGTTACAATTAAGGAAGAAGAAGTTTCTGGGGAGGTTCTAGATACAATTAAAAATCTACAAGAACACTCCATTCTTGGAATTCGTGGAACAGTAAAAAGTATCGATAAAGCACCCCAAGGGGCTGAATTAATACCTGATGAAATAAGGATCCTTGATTACGTCAAAAGCTCTTTACCATTCAATCCATTTAAACGCGAATTACCATCCCTAGATAAGCGACTTGACATAAGAGCTTTGGATTTACGCCGTCCTGAAGTACAAGCCATATTCAGAATAAGGAATGCAGCATCATGGGCAATATATGAATTTCTAAGGAAGAAGGATTTTATCGAAGTAAATACTCCAAAAATTATAGCTTCAGCAACTGAAGGTGGAGCTGAGCTTTTCCCTCTATTGTATTACAACAAAGAAGCTTTTCTTGCACAAAGCCCACAGCTTTATAAAGAACAATTAACTGGCTCACTAGAAAAAGTCTTTGAAGTAGCTCCAATATTCAGAGCCGAACAATTTAACACTCAAAAGCATTTGAGTGAAGCCATATCCGTGGATGTTGAGGAAGCATATGTTGATTATAAAGACTCAATGAAATTACTTGAAGACCTAATCTGTTCCATAGTCGATTTTGTAAATAAAAAATGTCAAAATGATTTGGAAATATTAAAACCAGAAATCGAGATACCTAAGGCACCATTTAAGCGACTTACATACAATGAAATTCTTGAAATTCTTAATAAAGGAGGTGTTAAAATTGATTGGGGAGAAGATCTAACGACTTCAACTTTGAAGAAATGCTCGGAGAAAATCTCAGGATTCTATTTCATCACTGACTGGCCAACTTCATCAAAGGCATTTTATATGAAATCAAAGAAAGATGAGCCAAAAATTTGTGAATCCTTTGACTTGATGTATGGCTCCCTTGAACTTGCTTCCGGCGGAACAAGGATCGATTCAAGAGAAGTATTAACTACTAACTTGAAAAATAAAGGATTAGAACCAGAGCGTTTTGAATATCATTTAAAAATATTTGATTATGGGATGCCTCCACACTCTGGATTTGGATTGGGTTTTGATAGGTTAATCATGGTATTGACTGGTAAAGAGAACATAAGAGAGGTAGTTCTATTTCCACGAGATCCTTCGAGATTAACCCCATAG
- a CDS encoding NDP-sugar synthase, translated as MKGLILAGGFGTRLRPLSCTRPKLLFPIAGRTMLEWILKNICGSDVEELILAVNYFAEILEKRVGDRMGDTKITYSLESKSLGTAGPVKNAEKELQNGDTFLTINGDILAEIPLKEMLEIHSSNEAIVTVALHKVQDPSRYGVAEFDEEMHIKRFVEKPKEKEAPSRWINAGIYLMEPDILKYITSGKKVSLEKEIFPVLVKEEKLYGYRLDGIWFDVGNLNDYKKANYTMIEAESNNQRLSDKVFEINDKTTLVSPSVIKEGVTIGDYSEIGPNSVIGHNSNIGKSSTIKNSILFENVSIGENTKIENSIIGGGVYIGNNVTIGCECVISDYVEIHDGISISEGAIICPYKEVEENISVNSHIL; from the coding sequence ATGAAGGGTTTGATACTGGCGGGAGGTTTTGGGACGAGATTAAGACCTCTATCTTGTACAAGACCGAAATTACTTTTTCCAATAGCTGGCAGAACGATGTTAGAGTGGATTTTGAAAAATATCTGTGGAAGTGATGTTGAAGAATTAATTCTAGCGGTAAATTATTTTGCAGAAATTCTTGAAAAGAGAGTTGGAGATAGAATGGGCGATACCAAGATTACATATTCGCTTGAATCCAAATCTCTAGGAACTGCTGGACCTGTGAAGAATGCAGAAAAAGAATTGCAAAATGGAGATACCTTTCTCACAATTAATGGAGATATTCTTGCAGAGATTCCTCTTAAGGAAATGCTAGAAATCCATTCGAGTAATGAAGCCATAGTAACGGTTGCATTACACAAAGTTCAAGATCCAAGCAGATATGGTGTGGCGGAATTTGACGAAGAAATGCATATTAAAAGATTCGTAGAAAAACCTAAGGAAAAGGAAGCTCCAAGCAGATGGATCAATGCAGGCATTTACTTGATGGAACCTGATATTCTGAAATACATAACATCTGGCAAGAAAGTAAGTTTGGAAAAAGAAATATTTCCAGTTTTGGTGAAAGAGGAAAAATTATATGGATATAGGCTTGATGGAATTTGGTTCGATGTTGGAAATTTAAATGATTATAAGAAAGCTAATTATACAATGATTGAAGCTGAATCGAATAACCAACGTCTTTCAGATAAAGTCTTTGAAATAAATGATAAAACGACTCTAGTCTCACCTTCTGTAATAAAAGAGGGAGTTACGATTGGAGATTACTCCGAGATTGGGCCGAATTCTGTAATAGGACATAATTCAAATATCGGCAAAAGCAGCACTATTAAGAATTCTATCCTATTCGAGAACGTTAGTATTGGTGAGAATACAAAAATCGAAAACTCCATAATAGGTGGAGGAGTCTATATAGGCAACAATGTTACGATAGGCTGCGAATGTGTAATTAGTGATTATGTAGAAATACATGATGGAATTTCTATTTCCGAAGGTGCCATTATCTGCCCTTATAAAGAAGTTGAAGAGAATATTTCAGTTAATTCTCATATACTATAA
- a CDS encoding DUF1786 family protein produces the protein MKILAMDIGSGTKDILLYDERKNLENCTKMVLPSPTTVYATKVNEATKSGINLLITGDTIGGGKMTSAISNHLKNGLEVYMYQKAAYSIRNDIDEVKSYGIKIIDDNRLPKNFDGKILEINEVNINDLHEFLLNFNEDLSDVDVVAIAVQDHGVPPKGMSNRKFRIDFIRKRIFKNPNLESLAFIEDDIPNNFLRMKSAIQASKRELPKSKVLVMDTSLVALKGCSLDPMVVKDNAILAVNFGNEHTLAAILIGNVVIGMMEHHTELLTTKKIASFLNKFIVGELTNKEMYDNGGHGTFYTSKFHKTKIDSIVVTGPNRNLIEDTGLDYIFASPAGDMMMTGPIGLVEISKESFFR, from the coding sequence TTGAAAATTCTGGCTATGGATATCGGCTCAGGAACCAAGGACATTCTATTATACGATGAACGAAAAAATTTAGAAAATTGTACAAAGATGGTCTTACCTTCCCCTACAACTGTCTATGCTACTAAAGTAAATGAAGCTACTAAATCAGGGATCAATTTGCTTATTACAGGAGATACAATCGGAGGGGGCAAGATGACTTCAGCAATATCAAATCACCTAAAAAATGGTTTAGAGGTCTATATGTATCAAAAAGCAGCCTATTCCATAAGGAATGATATTGATGAGGTCAAAAGCTATGGTATAAAAATTATTGATGATAATAGATTGCCTAAAAATTTTGATGGTAAAATCTTAGAGATAAATGAAGTCAATATAAATGATTTACATGAATTCCTATTAAACTTCAATGAGGATTTATCTGACGTTGACGTTGTTGCTATAGCTGTCCAAGATCACGGAGTTCCGCCTAAAGGCATGAGTAATAGAAAATTTCGAATAGACTTTATAAGAAAAAGAATATTTAAGAATCCAAACTTAGAAAGTTTAGCATTTATTGAGGATGATATTCCGAATAATTTCCTAAGAATGAAATCTGCTATTCAAGCTTCCAAAAGAGAACTTCCAAAATCCAAAGTTCTAGTAATGGATACAAGTTTAGTAGCTTTGAAAGGTTGTTCTTTAGATCCGATGGTTGTAAAAGACAATGCTATTCTAGCCGTCAACTTTGGAAATGAACATACTCTTGCTGCAATATTAATAGGGAATGTTGTTATTGGTATGATGGAACATCATACAGAATTATTAACAACAAAAAAAATTGCCTCTTTTCTAAACAAATTCATCGTTGGAGAATTAACTAACAAGGAAATGTACGATAATGGAGGGCATGGAACCTTTTATACTTCCAAGTTTCATAAAACGAAAATTGATAGTATTGTAGTTACTGGACCTAATAGAAACCTAATAGAGGACACAGGATTGGACTATATTTTTGCATCGCCAGCTGGTGATATGATGATGACAGGACCTATTGGACTAGTTGAAATTTCTAAAGAATCCTTTTTCAGGTGA
- the gatC gene encoding Asp-tRNA(Asn)/Glu-tRNA(Gln) amidotransferase subunit GatC: MKQNNEKISKKEIKHLSWLAKIELSKEEEELFSKQLNDILSYFKKIDEADVEKLSPTHHVVELINVMRVDEPESSASDEVLKNVPKIKGRYVKAPRIV, from the coding sequence ATGAAGCAAAATAATGAAAAGATCTCAAAAAAGGAAATAAAACACCTTTCATGGCTGGCTAAGATTGAATTATCTAAAGAAGAGGAGGAACTATTCAGTAAGCAGCTGAATGATATATTGTCTTATTTTAAAAAGATCGATGAAGCTGATGTTGAGAAATTATCGCCCACCCATCATGTTGTTGAGTTAATCAATGTAATGAGAGTCGATGAGCCTGAATCTAGTGCTTCTGATGAAGTATTAAAAAACGTCCCTAAAATAAAGGGAAGATATGTAAAAGCACCTAGAATAGTCTAG
- the glmM gene encoding phosphoglucosamine mutase — translation MKKESSDKKRLFGTNGVRGIVNEEMTPQLVLNLGHSIGTFFSGKKFLLAYDGRLSNIMLSDAMASGLIGAGCKVYDAGMMPTPALQYLTRKWKMDSGVMITASHNPPEYNGVKVIDGDGIEIPREKEIEIEKIFFKDAYVLSEWDKLGNRIPKPGGLDEYKASIKIQVDEGLIRHAKLKVVIDPANGVGGLVTPYLLHELGCEVRTINSNIDGKFPGRPPEPTLNNISQLCEVVKACNADLGIAHDGDADRTIFVDEKGIAHWGDKSFAIIEDYYLSKNPGKSVVTPVSSSKAIEEIAVKHGSKIIWTKVGSINVSRKMQEMKTPLGGEENGGIFYGPHQPVRDGAMVASLMIEIMAHEKIGLSNLVKKLPLYFSAKDKIPCPENLKEKALEHLLDKSKNQKNETLDGLKIWLSDKSWVLIRPSGTEPIYRIFAEASKEKDAHNLVREYKTIISGIIEKLR, via the coding sequence ATGAAAAAAGAGAGCTCAGATAAAAAAAGATTATTCGGCACAAATGGAGTTAGAGGGATCGTAAATGAAGAGATGACTCCACAATTAGTTCTTAATCTTGGGCACTCAATCGGTACTTTTTTCAGTGGAAAGAAATTTCTCCTTGCTTATGATGGAAGATTAAGCAACATTATGCTCTCAGATGCCATGGCATCTGGTTTGATAGGAGCAGGATGTAAGGTATATGATGCTGGTATGATGCCGACTCCGGCACTGCAATACCTAACTAGAAAATGGAAGATGGATTCAGGAGTAATGATAACAGCGAGCCACAATCCCCCTGAATACAACGGTGTTAAAGTTATCGATGGGGATGGAATTGAGATCCCTAGAGAAAAAGAAATAGAGATTGAAAAGATCTTCTTCAAAGATGCATATGTTCTCTCTGAGTGGGATAAATTAGGTAATAGAATCCCTAAGCCTGGTGGTTTGGATGAATATAAAGCAAGTATAAAAATTCAAGTCGATGAAGGCCTAATTAGGCATGCAAAATTGAAAGTTGTTATCGATCCAGCGAATGGAGTTGGCGGATTAGTTACTCCATATTTATTGCATGAATTAGGATGCGAAGTACGCACTATAAATTCAAATATAGATGGAAAATTTCCTGGAAGACCGCCTGAACCAACATTAAATAATATTTCGCAATTATGTGAGGTTGTCAAAGCTTGTAATGCGGATCTTGGGATTGCACATGATGGAGATGCGGACAGGACAATCTTTGTGGATGAGAAAGGTATAGCTCATTGGGGCGACAAGAGTTTTGCTATAATTGAGGACTATTATCTATCAAAAAATCCAGGAAAATCGGTTGTGACACCAGTTAGCTCCTCTAAGGCAATTGAAGAGATCGCTGTAAAGCACGGAAGTAAAATAATATGGACAAAAGTAGGTAGTATAAACGTTTCTAGGAAAATGCAGGAAATGAAAACGCCATTAGGAGGGGAAGAAAATGGTGGAATTTTTTACGGTCCTCACCAACCTGTAAGAGATGGTGCAATGGTTGCTTCCCTTATGATCGAGATAATGGCTCATGAAAAAATTGGACTTTCTAACCTTGTTAAAAAATTACCCCTGTATTTTTCAGCTAAAGATAAAATTCCCTGCCCAGAAAATTTAAAGGAGAAGGCTCTTGAGCATTTGTTAGACAAATCCAAAAACCAAAAAAATGAAACTCTAGACGGTTTGAAAATATGGTTATCAGATAAAAGCTGGGTATTAATAAGGCCAAGCGGTACAGAACCGATTTATAGAATATTTGCAGAGGCTTCCAAAGAAAAAGATGCCCATAATTTAGTAAGAGAATATAAGACGATCATAAGCGGAATTATTGAAAAATTACGATAA
- a CDS encoding GIY-YIG nuclease family protein translates to MKGIYTLIINLPKSTRIKIGKMGSFSFKEGTYLYIGSALGQGSSSLEGRIRRHIKIKKKAFWHIDYFLKSNMVRITHVMLATSTTDLECKIVKRIEKNLYASIPVDKFGSSDCSCLTHFFKIKDGNVNLLDNLERIFLEFELSPKLIKSVRTSKSELSFVESIVY, encoded by the coding sequence TTGAAGGGCATATATACGCTGATAATTAACTTACCAAAATCTACACGAATAAAAATAGGAAAAATGGGTTCATTTTCCTTCAAAGAAGGGACATACCTATATATTGGTTCTGCACTGGGCCAAGGTTCAAGCTCTTTGGAAGGTAGGATTAGAAGACATATTAAAATTAAAAAGAAAGCATTTTGGCATATTGATTACTTTCTTAAGAGTAATATGGTCAGAATTACTCATGTTATGTTAGCTACTTCTACTACTGATTTAGAATGTAAAATTGTAAAAAGAATAGAAAAGAATTTGTATGCTTCAATACCAGTAGATAAATTCGGTTCATCTGATTGCAGTTGCTTGACACATTTTTTCAAAATTAAGGATGGTAATGTGAATTTGTTGGATAACTTAGAAAGAATTTTTTTAGAATTTGAACTTTCTCCTAAGTTAATAAAATCTGTACGGACTAGTAAATCTGAATTATCGTTTGTTGAGAGTATTGTTTATTAA
- a CDS encoding DUF354 domain-containing protein, which yields MKNYSNILIDILTPKQALFFCKLTEKLQDRGYNVHLTSRNYDETIQILERNNKNARIIGEYGKTLQEKLLNSLDRTRELAKFELDLGIDLVISFSSVEAARSSFGLSIPHFCVSDSPHAIAVSRLSLPLSDKLFAPSIIPKKEWMQYGIESNKIFTYDAIDPVVWIKDTKPNQNDLTCLNLNPNKDTITVRLEETFASYLLDTDSMKYSITFEVIDRLLNEKPDMQIVVLPRYKEQINLLKQKFSDRIIIPTSLVYAPSLLLVSEFFIGGGGTMTAEAALLGIPAISCFPGGSTYVEQFLSKHGLLKRIMDAEKVVAWVSEVLAGKISKKELKQGAKNLMDKMDDPLEVIIKGLETND from the coding sequence ATGAAAAATTATAGTAACATATTAATAGATATTCTTACTCCAAAGCAGGCATTATTCTTTTGTAAGCTTACAGAGAAGCTTCAAGATAGAGGATACAACGTTCATTTAACCTCAAGAAATTATGATGAGACAATTCAGATACTGGAAAGAAACAACAAAAATGCTAGGATAATAGGCGAATATGGGAAGACTTTACAAGAGAAATTATTAAACAGCCTTGATCGCACACGAGAGTTGGCTAAATTTGAGCTAGATCTTGGAATAGATTTGGTTATATCTTTCTCTTCAGTTGAAGCAGCAAGATCTTCATTTGGTTTATCTATTCCACATTTTTGTGTGAGTGATTCTCCTCATGCTATTGCTGTATCGAGATTATCACTTCCTTTATCTGATAAACTCTTCGCACCGAGTATAATTCCAAAGAAAGAATGGATGCAATATGGAATTGAATCAAACAAGATATTTACTTATGATGCCATCGATCCTGTTGTCTGGATTAAAGATACTAAACCCAACCAAAACGATTTAACTTGTCTAAATTTGAATCCTAATAAAGACACCATAACAGTTAGACTTGAGGAGACTTTCGCCTCATATCTCCTAGACACTGATTCAATGAAGTATTCGATAACTTTTGAAGTTATAGATCGTCTTCTTAATGAAAAACCTGATATGCAAATTGTTGTTCTTCCAAGGTATAAGGAACAGATCAATCTATTAAAACAAAAATTTTCAGATAGAATAATCATCCCAACTTCATTAGTCTATGCACCTTCTCTGCTATTGGTAAGCGAATTCTTTATTGGTGGCGGTGGAACTATGACCGCCGAGGCAGCTTTGCTAGGTATACCTGCAATAAGTTGTTTTCCAGGTGGGTCAACATATGTTGAACAATTTTTATCTAAACATGGACTATTGAAGCGGATTATGGATGCTGAGAAGGTAGTGGCATGGGTTTCAGAAGTATTAGCTGGAAAAATATCGAAGAAGGAATTAAAACAAGGAGCTAAAAATCTGATGGATAAAATGGACGATCCATTGGAAGTTATAATAAAAGGATTAGAGACTAATGACTAG
- the gatA gene encoding Asp-tRNA(Asn)/Glu-tRNA(Gln) amidotransferase subunit GatA: protein MDKLFELTAFEIAQRIKNRELSALEYINALLQRINDIDPEIHAFLTVTEDMALKKAKKIDAKLKHGEKLGKLCGVGMAVKDNICTKDIKTTCSSKALENFIPPYNATVVDLIEKEDAIILGKTNMDEFAMGSSTEFSYFGPTLNPLDISKVPGGSSGGSAAAVASNEATVGLGSDTGGSVRCPASFCGVVGLKPTYGLVSRYGLIAYANSLEQISPITKDVRDLTILLECMIGHDKKDSTSLNSTKVDYSGFLKDHVKGLKIGVPKQFFGEGTDDNISKNVWNAIHTMNGLGADFDEISIESLDYALASYYIIAISEASSNLARYDGIRYGFRIEDESQDWDVAFSKNRKEAFGQEVKRRIILGTYALSAGYYNKYYLKAQKVRTLIKTDFEKVFAQYDILVGPTMPILPFKLGEKTKDPLEMYMCDLDTVPANLTGTPAISIPCGSHNDLPIGIQFMTKPFNEGTLIQTSYTLEQSLKK from the coding sequence ATGGATAAACTGTTCGAGCTTACCGCATTCGAAATAGCGCAAAGAATAAAGAATAGAGAATTATCGGCTTTAGAATACATCAATGCATTGTTACAGAGAATAAATGATATTGATCCAGAAATTCATGCCTTTTTAACAGTAACTGAAGATATGGCTCTTAAGAAAGCAAAAAAGATTGATGCTAAGCTTAAGCATGGCGAAAAATTAGGCAAGCTATGTGGAGTAGGTATGGCTGTTAAAGATAACATTTGTACGAAGGATATAAAGACTACTTGCTCTTCAAAGGCGCTTGAGAATTTTATTCCTCCTTATAATGCCACAGTAGTAGACTTGATTGAAAAAGAAGATGCTATAATATTAGGCAAAACAAATATGGACGAATTTGCAATGGGATCCTCAACTGAATTCAGTTATTTCGGGCCAACATTAAATCCTTTGGACATTAGCAAAGTTCCTGGTGGGTCTTCAGGTGGAAGTGCAGCTGCTGTAGCCTCAAATGAAGCCACTGTAGGCTTAGGATCCGATACAGGAGGTTCTGTAAGATGTCCTGCAAGCTTCTGTGGTGTAGTAGGTCTGAAACCGACCTATGGCCTTGTAAGTAGGTATGGGCTGATCGCTTACGCAAATAGCTTAGAGCAAATATCTCCCATAACAAAAGATGTACGGGATCTCACAATTTTATTAGAATGTATGATAGGTCATGATAAAAAGGATTCAACTTCCTTAAACTCAACAAAAGTCGATTATTCTGGCTTTCTGAAGGATCATGTCAAAGGATTAAAAATTGGTGTACCTAAACAATTCTTCGGAGAAGGAACAGACGATAATATATCGAAGAATGTCTGGAATGCAATTCACACTATGAATGGCCTTGGTGCAGATTTTGATGAAATATCTATCGAAAGCCTTGATTATGCTTTAGCATCTTATTATATAATCGCGATCTCAGAGGCTAGTTCGAACCTAGCTAGATATGACGGCATAAGATATGGATTTAGAATTGAGGATGAATCCCAAGATTGGGATGTAGCTTTTTCAAAGAATAGAAAAGAAGCATTTGGTCAAGAAGTCAAAAGGAGGATAATTTTAGGAACCTATGCGCTTTCTGCAGGTTATTATAATAAATATTATTTGAAAGCACAAAAAGTTAGGACCTTAATAAAAACAGATTTTGAAAAGGTTTTTGCACAGTATGATATCTTAGTGGGTCCTACGATGCCAATTCTACCCTTTAAGCTTGGAGAGAAAACCAAGGATCCACTAGAGATGTATATGTGCGATTTGGACACCGTTCCTGCCAATCTTACTGGAACTCCTGCAATATCTATTCCATGTGGTTCCCATAATGATCTGCCGATTGGCATACAATTTATGACTAAACCATTCAATGAGGGAACACTCATTCAGACATCCTATACTTTAGAACAAAGCCTCAAGAAGTGA